From the Nitrososphaerota archaeon genome, the window TTAGAAGAATTAAAAATGTTGATGGAATGGTTTCTCTTCTTTCAGATAAAATAGATGCTGAAGTAATGGATGCAGCTCCATACTTATCTATTATAGCTCAATTAGCTGTTGGTTATGATAATATAGATATTAATGAAGCTACAAAGAGGGGGATCTACGTTACAAACACTCCTGAAGTATTAACTGAAACAACAGCTGATTTTGCATGGGCATTAATGATGGCTGTTGCACGTAGAGTTGTTGAAGCTGATAATTATGTACGAAAAGGAAAGTGGAAAGTTGGATGGCATCCTGAAATGTTTCTTGGATATGATATATATGGTTCAACTCTTGGAATTATTGGATTAGGAAGAATTGGATCTGCTATTGCAAGAAGAGCAAAAGGTTTCAATATGAGAATATTATACTATGATACAATAAGAAGAGAAGATATTGAAAAAGAATTAGGAA encodes:
- a CDS encoding NAD(P)-dependent oxidoreductase; its protein translation is MKPKIFISRKIPDRGLNKIKEYFDIDLWPKYAPPTKKQIIRRIKNVDGMVSLLSDKIDAEVMDAAPYLSIIAQLAVGYDNIDINEATKRGIYVTNTPEVLTETTADFAWALMMAVARRVVEADNYVRKGKWKVGWHPEMFLGYDIYGSTLGIIGLGRIGSAIARRAKGFNMRILYYDTIRREDIEKELG